The DNA region GAGTGCCCCTGCTAAAAAGCGCACCAAAAACATGACCCATGGAGCGGTTGGTTTCTGCTCTGGTGGGGGAGCCGCAATACCAGCGGGAGAGGCTGTCGCTTTCGGGGGCGATCGCGTCGGTGACAGGTGCTTGGGCTGGGTCTGTGCTGCCATGCTGTCAGCAAGGGATGGCAGTTCACGGTGAGTTAACAAGGGATTAGAGGAGTCATTGGGTGATGACTCTGAAGAAGATGGTGGGGGAGGTTCGGCCATAGGGCGATCGATCTCATCCAATCCAGATTGCGTGAAGAATTACGTCCGATGACAACACCAAATCAGGCGCTCCTCCGTTCTAGCGCAATTAGTATTAATAGGAATTGGGCGCAGTTTGTGTGGCAACAATCGGCAGTCTTGCTCTTTAATTCCACGCTGACGGCGGGTTGAGTAGGAGAGCAGACGCGATACCATGGCTCCCAACGACAAGCAAGATCCAACCCATCGATCGAACCATGACCACCGAACCCAACACCGAGGCGATCGAAACGCCCACCCCCGCCGAAGACAGCGGCTCCAAGGCCCGGCAAATGCTGGGGATGAAGGGAGCCGCCAGTGGGGAAACCAATATTTGGAAAATTCGCCTGCAATTGATGAAACCGATCACCTGGATTCCCCTGATTTGGGGCGTGGTCTGCGGGGCGGCTTCCTCGGGGCACTACGAATGGACGCTGGAGAATTTTCTGAAGTCGGCGCTCTGTATGTTGATGTCGGGGCCGTTGCTGACGGGCTACACCCAAACGATCAACGACTACTACGATCGGGAAATTGACGCGATCAACGAACCCTATCGCCCGATTCCCTCCGGCGCGATTTCGATTCCGCAGGTGGTGACGCAAATTTTGGTGTTGCTGTTCGGGGGCATCGGCGTGGCCTACATCCTCGATCGCTGGGCGGGCCACGAGTTCCCAGTCATCACGGTCTTGGCGATCGGCGGTTCGATCGTCTCCTATATCTATTCCGCGCCGCCCCTGAAGCTGAAGCAAAACGGCTGGCTCGGTAACTACGCCCTCGGCGCGAGCTATATCGCCCTGCCTTGGTGGGCGGGCCAAGCGCTGTTTGGCACCCTCACGCCGACGGTGGCGGTGGTGACGCTGATTTATAGTTTGGCGGGCTTGGGCATTGCGATCGTCAATGACTTCAAGAGCGTGGAGGGCGATCGCACCTTGGGTCTGAAGTCGCTGCCCGTGATGTTCGGGATTGGCACGGCTGCTTGGATTTGTGTGGCCATGATCGACACCTTCCAAATCGGTATTGCGGGCTATTTGGTCAGCCTGCATGAGAATTTGTACGCCTCGATTTTGGGTCTGTTGATCATTCCGCAAATCGTGTTCCAGGATATGTATTTCCTACGCGATCCGCTGAAGAATGATGTGAAATATCAAGCCAGCGCCCAGCCCTTTTTGGTATTAGGAATGTTGGTGGCTGGCCTAGCCATGGGTCACGCCGGAATTTAGATCAGATCACCAATCCAATCCAGCACCAGACAAGGGGCTTAAGCTCCTTGCCCCAAGAGTTTTGGGATGATTGGTAGGGGCGCACCGCCGTGCGCCCTTTGCATTTTGGGACGGTAAAAACGGTTTTTTCGAGCAGGAGAAGCGATCGATGGCTGATGCAATGTTGTATCAAGAAAATGAATATTTTGTCGTGCTCGAAACCAATCAGCCCGAGGTGATTTTGTCCGTGGAGGAGTTGCGCGAAAAACTGACCGGCGTGGTGGAATC from Limnothrix sp. FACHB-406 includes:
- the chlG gene encoding chlorophyll synthase ChlG, giving the protein MTTEPNTEAIETPTPAEDSGSKARQMLGMKGAASGETNIWKIRLQLMKPITWIPLIWGVVCGAASSGHYEWTLENFLKSALCMLMSGPLLTGYTQTINDYYDREIDAINEPYRPIPSGAISIPQVVTQILVLLFGGIGVAYILDRWAGHEFPVITVLAIGGSIVSYIYSAPPLKLKQNGWLGNYALGASYIALPWWAGQALFGTLTPTVAVVTLIYSLAGLGIAIVNDFKSVEGDRTLGLKSLPVMFGIGTAAWICVAMIDTFQIGIAGYLVSLHENLYASILGLLIIPQIVFQDMYFLRDPLKNDVKYQASAQPFLVLGMLVAGLAMGHAGI